The Saccharomycodes ludwigii strain NBRC 1722 chromosome II, whole genome shotgun sequence genome window below encodes:
- the SHU2 gene encoding Shu2p (similar to Saccharomyces cerevisiae YDR078C | SHU2 | Suppressor of HydroxyUrea sensitivity), which yields MSYLTREYINYSRVLHQMVSKDNSRNELKLNENILGFCYNLFEPDLFIKAISILESNNLFIYILNLDNKNDEEINKSLTLCNVNKEKVMFRIIIKEDSDDCNQNDSDGNLKNKKNTSIVFTDLPNWYCSCNEFNGKFQQKLNTVNLKKDLVVIYNHHKDRLNEHGKDYFGKFQYSSHKDKYTSGLLMCPHLLASAMLLQNSDEKIGDSLLEENRVLRYFTKIKQSCYIIQVTNIDEWLRLQCNIIV from the coding sequence atGTCATATTTAACTAGAGAATATATCAACTACAGTAGGGTATTACACCAAATGGTCTCCAAAGATAATAGCAGgaatgaattaaaattaaatgaaaatattttgggtttttgttataatttatttgagcctgatctttttattaaggCAATCTCTATACTAGaatctaataatttatttatatatatattgaacttagacaataaaaatgatgaagagattaataaatctttgaCGTTATGCAACGTTAATAAGGAAAAGGTCATGTTtcgaataataataaaagaagataGTGATGATTGTAATCAAAATGATAGCGATGGAAATTtaaagaacaagaaaaacaCATCCATAGTATTTACAGATTTGCCTAATTGGTATTGTTCGTGTAATGAATTCAATGGGAAGTTTCAACAGAAATTAAACACTGTTAATCTTAAAAAGGATTTGGTAGTAATTTATAACCATCACAAGGATAGGTTGAATGAGCATGGTAAAGATTATTTTGGGAAATTCCAATATAGTAGTCATAAAGATAAATACACAAGTGGCTTATTAATGTGTCCGCATTTATTAGCTAGTGCAATGCTATTACAGAACAGtgatgaaaaaattggtgATTCGTTATTAGAAGAGAATCGTGTATTGAGGTATTttaccaaaataaaacaaagttGTTATATAATTCAAGTTACAAACATAGACGAATGGTTAAGATTACAATGTAATATAATTGTATAA
- the OXA1 gene encoding membrane insertase OXA1 (similar to Saccharomyces cerevisiae YER154W | OXA1 | cytochrome OXidase Activity): MFRSTLLRTSKQTLLFSTKIRTPTSFAHIKSAAFPLQSLKNNDYNLAIIPFKRFNSTSSSSSAITKETASEITTQLPSFSESVTDSIASAAASPVSGNLGDVITTVGEASSHIGYLSSIGMANNWYWPPDLLQHLMEYVHVYLGLPWWGTIVVTAITVRVLLFPLYVKSSDTTAKNSQIKPQLDKINKELFNSSDMIESQKIALKRKKLLQENGIKMRWLAAPMIQVPVAIGFFSGLRQMCNYPVDGFTNQGLAWFTDLSAADPYLGLQVITASVFIGFTRLGGETGAQQFSPQLKKVFTILPLLSIPATMNLGAGVVLYFAVNGFFSVLQSLVLRNEWCRKKLGISKIVIHNNTGGDADEKKSILQSFKDNINKAKEQAEKRAEMKNKEIEKQEKFKEKRASSQIKIIRRSDLKKK; this comes from the coding sequence ATGTTCAGGAGTACTTTACTACGTACATCTAAACAAACTTTACtgttttcaacaaaaataagaacCCCAACTTCTTTTGCCCATATCAAATCTGCCGCGTTTCCCCTacaatcattaaaaaacaatgacTATAACCTTGCTATAATTCCCTTCAAACGTTTTAATTCCACTTCGTCTTCATCATCTGCTATCACTAAAGAAACCGCATCTGAGATTACAACTCAATTACCCTCATTTTCCGAATCTGTTACAGATTCTATTGCTTCTGCTGCTGCTTCCCCTGTTTCCGGTAATCTTGGGGATGTTATCACAACTGTCGGCGAAGCATCTTCTCATATTGGCTACTTGAGTAGTATTGGTATGGCTAACAATTGGTACTGGCCACCAGATTTACTTCAGCATCTTATGGAATACGTGCACGTTTATCTAGGTTTACCATGGTGGGGTACCATTGTTGTTACTGCCATTACAGTCAGAGTCTTACTATTCCCATTATATGTTAAATCATCAGATACTACTGCTAAAAATTCCCAAATTAAACCCCAATTGgacaaaatcaataaagaattatttaattcctCTGATATGATTGAATCCCAAAAAATTGCcttgaaaaggaaaaaattattacaagAAAATGGTATAAAAATGAGATGGTTAGCTGCTCCAATGATTCAGGTACCAGTAGCAATTGGCTTTTTTTCTGGTTTAAGACAAATGTGTAACTATCCAGTTGACGGTTTCACCAATCAAGGTCTAGCTTGGTTTACTGATTTAAGTGCTGCTGATCCTTATTTGGGCTTACAAGTCATCACTGCTTCCGTTTTTATTGGGTTTACCAGACTGGGTGGTGAAACTGGTGCTCAGCAATTTTCACctcaattgaaaaaagtcTTTACTATCTTACCCCTATTGAGTATCCCCGCAACCATGAACTTAGGTGCTGGTGTTGTTTTATACTTTGCTGttaatggttttttttctgttttgcAATCCTTAGTTTTAAGAAATGAATGGTGCAGAAAAAAACTAGGTATTTCTAAAATTGttattcataataacaCCGGTGGTGATGCTGACGAGAAAAAGAGCATTCTACAGAGTTTCAAAGATAACATTAATAAAGCTAAAGAACAAGCCGAGAAAAGAGctgaaatgaaaaataaagaaattgaaaagcaagaaaagtttaaagaaaaaagggcTAGTAGTCAAATTAAGATTATTCGTAGATCTGacttgaaaaagaaatag
- the PET122 gene encoding Pet122p (similar to Saccharomyces cerevisiae YER153C | PET122 | PETite colonies): MPLKNILKLPSTTALLKQWNTKTNPSIRNLLPENIERKLYSLCIYDSDPNKAIQLLRATCAQHDGFEPSIGALRFLVNYCIYSAHPQGIKYLYTRYCINKSYPLIDKKEIYCKISDLMVKSKDYKFLKSLLIKYEEQFPYDHNNSKDRYAFIMNKNYVECSAFLKNEHTSFREKWKIFLLRIDNVFYDSGFKLSCFDFPYLTKSVGNLPVEIMLSFIYKNRNIDVKNPSSCTFLLSMIMLQPSIGLSRKLEIFNKFLSDFEVNCDDDKNSIRNRLDFSDCIKVLQHLSRNNLDDGNKLNNVLRRFKLNG; the protein is encoded by the coding sequence ATGCCATTAAAAAACATCCTAAAGCTACCATCAACAACAGCATTACTTAAGCAGTGGAATACCAAAACTAATCCATCAATAAGAAATTTACTTCCTGAAAACATAGAACGCAAATTATACTCATTATGCATATATGATTCGGATCCAAACAAGGCAATACAATTGCTGCGAGCCACATGTGCTCAGCATGACGGTTTTGAACCATCTATTGGTGCATTAAGATTTTTAGTAAATTATTGCATTTATAGTGCACACCCTCAAggaataaaatatttatatacaaGGTATTGTATAAACAAAAGTTATCCATTAATAGATAAGAAAGAGATATATTGTAAAATTAGTGATCTAATGGTTAAGAGTAAAGATTacaagtttttaaaatcattattaattaaatatgaAGAACAATTTCCTTATGATCACAACAATAGTAAAGACAGATATGCgtttattatgaataaaaattatgtaGAATGCTCtgcttttttaaaaaatgaacaCACTTCATTTAGAGAAAAATGGAAGATTTTCTTGTTAAGGATTGACAATGTTTTTTATGACAGTGGATTTAAATTAAGTTGTTTTGATTTTCCGTACTTAACTAAAAGTGTGGGTAATTTGCCAGTGGAAATAATGTTaagttttatatataaaaataggaATATTGATGTGAAAAACCCATCAAGTTGTACTTTTTTGTTAAGTATGATTATGTTACAACCAAGTATTGGATTAAGCAGGAAGCTGGAGATATTCAATAAGTTTCTAAGTGATTTTGAAGTTAATtgtgatgatgataaaaatagtattaGAAATAGATTAGATTTTAGTGATTGTATTAAAGTGTTGCAACATTTGAGTAGGAATAATTTAGATGATggaaataaattgaataacGTTTTGAGAagatttaaattaaatggaTAG
- a CDS encoding 2-aminoadipate transaminase (similar to Saccharomyces cerevisiae YER152C | protein with 2-aminoadipate transaminase activity), with protein sequence MLSMNSSVLIIKSPPPSKEINIFSNNMTTKKIIYKYNFYVGHPSLTLLPNKEIIKATTELLTPKERPFDKDPDNLHPLNYGSDLGSKWVRSNITDLINSFYHNTSLTNPEFINLTNGASYGILNILELTACPIYTKQVFIISPTYFLINDIFVDAGYSGKLCSIKETEGGSSIDFKKLLNKLEILESQGVDNNNNNNNNANHRGTKIASDQQKHIYKYIMYLIPTFSNPSGSTYSTETRIKLIEIARKYDMLIISDDVYDMLNYDTDATKIPPRIVHLDRLTIQNHQKNSTFGNSISNCTFSKLIAPGLRCGYQETATSLLATCLSKGGANHSGGSPSQLNANIIGTLITNGDFQNILQNLKRTYSERCDVMYKSILKYLPPGTLYNKQLGGYFSWCVLPDEYNCKEICEICKYEFGVLLANGNDFEVYGDENKEGWGKNSVRLSCSYLESDEIENGIRLWGEACKMYINSKHK encoded by the coding sequence ATGTTATCAATGAATTCTTCTGttctaataattaaatcacCCCCCCCctcaaaagaaataaatatattctcTAATAATATGACCACTAAAAAGATAATCTATAAATACAACTTCTATGTTGGTCATCCATCATTAACTTTATTACCcaacaaagaaataattaaagCAACAACAGAATTATTAACTCCCAAAGAAAGACCCTTCGATAAAGATCCAGATAATTTACATCCTTTAAATTATGGTTCAGATTTAGGTTCCAAGTGGGTTAGATCAAATATTACTGATCTGATTAATTCCTTTTACCATAACACTAGTCTTACTAACCctgaatttattaatttaactAACGGTGCAAGTTATGGCATTCTCAATATCCTAGAATTGACTGCCTGCCCAATATATACCAAACAAGTTTTCATTATCTCACCTACTTATTTCTTAATCAATGATATATTTGTTGATGCAGGTTATTCTGGGAAATTATGTAGTATTAAGGAAACGGAAGGTGGTAGTAgcattgattttaaaaaattgttgaataaattggaaattttGGAATCCCAAGGAGttgacaacaacaacaacaataataataatgccaaCCATAGGGGTACAAAAATTGCTTCTGATCAACAAAaacacatatataaatacataaTGTATTTGATACCCACTTTCTCTAACCCTAGTGGTTCAACATATTCAACTGAAAcaagaataaaattaatagagATCGCACGTAAATATGATATGTTAATTATAAGTGATGACGTATATGATATGTTGAATTATGATACTGATGCTACAAAAATACCACCTAGAATTGTTCATTTAGATCGATTGACGATCCAGAATCACCAGAAAAACTCCACTTTTGGAAATTCTATTAGTAATTGTACTTTTTCCAAACTAATTGCACCAGGGTTACGTTGTGGATACCAAGAAACTGCAACATCCTTATTAGCAACATGTTTGTCTAAAGGTGGCGCTAATCATAGCGGTGGATCTCCATCTCAATTGAACGCAAATATAATCGGCACTTTAATTACAAATGGtgattttcaaaatatattacaGAATTTAAAACGCACATATAGCGAAAGATGTGATGTGATGTATAAATCAATATTAAAGTACTTGCCACCGGGaactttatataataaacaattgGGTGGGTATTTTTCCTGGTGTGTATTACCTGATGAGTACAACTGTAAAGAAATATGCGAAATATGTAAATATGAATTTGGTGTTTTATTGGCTAATGGTAATGATTTTGAAGTCTATGGCGATGAAAACAAAGAAGGTTGGGGTAAAAACAGTGTTAGATTAAGTTGCAGTTATTTGGAAAGTGATGAAATTGAGAACGGGATCAGACTATGGGGAGAAGCTTGtaaaatgtatataaatTCTAAGCACAAATAA